A single region of the Lycium barbarum isolate Lr01 chromosome 2, ASM1917538v2, whole genome shotgun sequence genome encodes:
- the LOC132627403 gene encoding uncharacterized protein LOC132627403, with protein MGEIEEASEVSPLLPNPITDPIPSTRTKSVRTKVPEVKIHLYKQGKGPIDEFTSSLGGWDQDQLEVRDILDKYGFKSVYAFKPVTGRGVPIRFNPRNGRSILTYRDGSEICIDGEPKDSLIQPITRILVGVAIIAILIVFVMKESPEWAKKLNLSGGNIPPWVLAAAVILFTRVRKRTKDFFQKRQ; from the exons ATGGGAGAGATCGAAGAAGCATCTGAGGTTTCTCCACTTTTACCAAACCCGATAACCGACCCGATCCCTTCAACCCGGACTAAATCGGTTCGAACCAAAGTCCCTGAGGTCAAAATCCACTTATATAAGCAAGGTAAGGGTCCGATTGACGAATTTACGTCATCGTTAGGTGGGTGGGACCAAGACCAGCTGGAAGTTCGTGATATTCTAGATAAATACGGGTTCAAGTCGGTTTATGCATTCAAACCGGTTACGGGTCGGGGTGTTCCTATCAGATTTAACCCGCGTAATGGACGATCTATTCTTACTTATAGAGATGGATCTGAAATATGTATTGATGGAGAGCCTAAG GACTCCTTGATCCAACCTATTACCAGGATATTGGTTGGTGTTGCAATCATCGCCATATTGATAGTATTTGTGATGAAAGAGTCTCCAGAATGGGCAAAGAAGTTGAACCTCAGTGGTGGAAATATCCCGCCATGGGTCCTTGCTGCTGCGGTTATCTTGTTCACACGCGTGAGGAAGAGGACTAAGGATTTCTTTCAAAAACGCCAATGA